One Deltaproteobacteria bacterium genomic region harbors:
- the metC gene encoding cystathionine beta-lyase, with amino-acid sequence MHPKTTIIHPKRLELLQTRTVNPEQYRGSTVLFDTLADAFQADRGEYSGVTYGTDRLPQQRQLEEILRELEGAAWTRVFPSGISAISETLMALVRAGDHILVCDNVYGPTARFCTRVLSKFGVTTSFLPPDVGADIIDALRPETRLVFLESPGSNTFEIQDIPAITAVTKSRGIATILDNTWATPLFLDPFSLGVDVSIHSATKYLSGHSDVLMGAVSTTAEYAPILDSFYACREIYAAPEDCQLTLRGLKTLHLRMHAHHASALLVAEWLRQHPLVGSVLHPALPEHPQHHLWKRDFHGASGLFSLTLDHEYPPEILARFIDGLRLFGIGYSWGGYVSLITAGQPRRRFPSPLDGKTIIRLHIGLEDPNDLIADLDQGLRRLSA; translated from the coding sequence ATGCACCCCAAAACCACGATCATCCATCCCAAACGTCTGGAGCTACTCCAAACACGGACCGTCAATCCAGAGCAATATCGGGGCTCCACCGTACTCTTCGACACCCTCGCCGACGCGTTTCAAGCAGACCGGGGCGAATATTCAGGAGTAACCTACGGCACGGACCGCCTTCCCCAACAACGCCAGTTGGAAGAAATCCTTCGCGAGCTGGAAGGCGCGGCCTGGACCCGAGTTTTTCCATCCGGCATCAGCGCCATCAGCGAAACACTCATGGCCCTTGTCAGGGCCGGGGACCACATCCTGGTCTGTGACAATGTCTACGGCCCAACCGCCCGCTTCTGCACGCGGGTCCTGTCCAAATTCGGAGTCACGACAAGTTTTTTGCCCCCGGACGTGGGCGCGGATATCATTGATGCCCTGCGGCCTGAAACCCGTCTTGTATTCCTCGAATCGCCAGGCTCCAACACTTTTGAAATACAGGACATCCCAGCCATCACCGCCGTGACCAAATCACGCGGCATCGCCACCATCCTGGATAACACATGGGCCACGCCTCTGTTCCTCGACCCCTTTTCCCTGGGCGTGGATGTCTCCATCCATTCGGCAACCAAATATCTGTCCGGCCATTCCGATGTGCTCATGGGCGCGGTTTCGACCACCGCCGAATACGCCCCTATCCTGGACTCGTTTTACGCCTGTCGTGAAATATACGCCGCGCCCGAAGATTGCCAGCTGACCCTGCGCGGACTCAAGACGCTGCACCTGCGCATGCATGCCCATCACGCGTCGGCCCTGCTCGTCGCAGAATGGCTGCGTCAACACCCTTTGGTGGGCAGCGTCCTCCACCCCGCATTGCCCGAGCACCCCCAGCACCATCTCTGGAAACGCGATTTCCACGGGGCCTCGGGCCTATTCTCCCTGACCCTCGACCACGAATATCCCCCAGAAATTCTGGCCCGCTTCATCGACGGACTGCGCCTGTTCGGCATCGGCTACAGTTGGGGAGGATATGTCAGTCTGATCACGGCGGGACAGCCTCGACGGCGCTTTCCAAGCCCCCTCGACGGCAAGACCATCATCCGTCTGCACATCGGCCTGGAAGATCCAAACGATCTGATCGCGGATCTGGATCAGGGCTTGCGACGTCTGTCCGCCTGA
- a CDS encoding PilZ domain-containing protein, whose amino-acid sequence MSDKRKWPRKASLARCDIELFTAQENPHPSRVINYSIGGLMLELDQPLPKGQPLKIWFHPNATSPGSGGNFCLGVVRWCTRQQGDYAGMYGVGVEMTPGTARRGVTAAA is encoded by the coding sequence ATGTCAGACAAACGCAAATGGCCCCGCAAGGCGAGCCTTGCCCGGTGTGATATAGAACTTTTTACAGCCCAGGAAAATCCGCACCCATCTCGGGTCATCAACTACAGCATCGGCGGTCTGATGTTGGAACTGGACCAGCCCTTGCCCAAGGGGCAACCGCTTAAAATCTGGTTTCACCCGAATGCGACGAGCCCTGGCAGTGGAGGCAACTTTTGCCTGGGCGTGGTTCGTTGGTGCACCCGGCAACAGGGAGATTATGCGGGAATGTATGGAGTTGGCGTGGAGATGACACCCGGGACCGCCCGGCGTGGCGTGACCGCGGCGGCATGA
- a CDS encoding DNA polymerase III subunit alpha codes for MTGFTHLHCHSEYSLLDGAIRLKDLCARAVDFGFSSAAITDHGNLFGSLPFYLEAKKHGIKPILGSEVYIAQDMLNRENKQRFHLVLLAQTLAGYHNLVKIVSAGFLSGFYYKPRVDKDFLRRHSEGLICLSACLQGEVPWSLRHESMDKALVKAREYMEIFPDRFYLEVQSNGLKEQEVVNDRLMELAKETGLPLVATNDCHYLGKDDYEAHDILLCVGTGKIATEKQRLKFETNEFYYKAPEEMEAAFSHCPEAIENAGRIADLCEVEFKLKQHFFPVYDVPEGSSLDEEFRRLAEQGLVERIKALPYDVDEQAYRDRLEIELKVIIEKGFPAYFLIVQDFINWAKSNGIPVGPGRGSAAGSLVAYSLKITDLDPIRYHLFFERFLNVERASMPDIDVDFCYNRRDEVIKYVSQKYGADHVAQIVAFGTMKAKGVIRDVARALDISLKDADRIAKLIPDDLKMTLTKALAEEPDLQPLIDSDPRFKKLYDVGRRLEGLARHSSIHAAGIVISQKPMVEYLPLHRGKNGEVVTQFDMKKVELVGLIKFDFLGLKTLTVIDDALKLIRKNNKPTPILEKLPLDDPQTFELLCRGETDGVFQLESDGMRRVLRGLKPSCFEDIIALLALYRPGPLESGMVDDFIGRKHGLKKVEYEYPELEPVVHPILEDTYGVILYQEQVMKIASDLAKYSLGEGDNLRRAMGKKDPAEMAKQRVRFLDGAKENGISQEAAEYIFDLMEKFAGYGFNKSHSAAYAVISYQTAYIKAHYPAEFMAAIITSEVSNSDKILAHVSACRDLGVDVLPPDINRSFNEFTVEDESIRYGLSGIKGVGEAAVESIVEEREKDGPYTSLLDFCQRVNLRKVNKKVLECLIKSGAMDAFGCSRRALLEGLDKVQAMAQKRAKRKTSGQLSFLGMVEENTCNLTGLGLENEGADIEEYGDDEKCRMEKEAFGFFLIGHPLQPFRQEIRRLGYQSLAQCADLPEKTPVQVPVLITATKVIVTKKGDRMAFCAIEDLSGSGEAIVFTEPYSQHKELLASEEPLLLVGTVARREMNGDDEAAEEGPKKPKLLAEGFKPLAGMVGQGSDPVVLFVRANGAPVDWDGLDAVLRKYPGQAPVQIDVARDEFVCRLQFGPDFMVAPCPEFWRDFENWKQA; via the coding sequence ATGACCGGTTTTACCCACCTGCACTGTCATTCCGAATATAGCCTGCTGGACGGCGCCATCCGCTTGAAGGATTTGTGCGCCCGGGCCGTGGATTTTGGTTTCTCGTCCGCGGCCATCACCGATCACGGCAATTTGTTCGGGTCCCTGCCGTTTTATCTGGAGGCCAAGAAACACGGCATCAAACCCATCCTCGGCAGTGAGGTCTACATTGCCCAGGACATGCTCAACCGGGAGAACAAGCAACGCTTTCATCTGGTGCTTCTGGCCCAGACCCTGGCTGGCTACCACAACTTGGTCAAGATCGTATCCGCCGGATTTCTGAGCGGGTTTTATTACAAGCCGCGCGTGGACAAGGACTTTTTGCGCCGCCACAGCGAGGGCCTGATCTGTCTTTCGGCCTGCCTGCAGGGCGAGGTGCCATGGAGCCTGCGTCATGAGAGCATGGACAAGGCTTTGGTCAAGGCGCGGGAATATATGGAGATATTCCCGGATCGTTTTTATCTGGAAGTCCAATCCAACGGCCTCAAGGAGCAGGAAGTCGTCAACGACCGTTTGATGGAGTTGGCCAAGGAAACCGGCCTGCCCCTGGTGGCCACCAATGATTGTCACTATTTGGGCAAGGATGACTACGAGGCACACGATATTTTGCTGTGCGTGGGCACAGGCAAGATCGCCACGGAAAAGCAGCGTCTCAAATTTGAAACCAACGAGTTTTACTACAAAGCTCCGGAGGAAATGGAAGCAGCCTTCAGCCATTGCCCCGAGGCCATCGAGAACGCCGGACGCATCGCGGATTTGTGCGAGGTGGAGTTCAAGCTCAAGCAACATTTTTTTCCGGTCTATGACGTGCCCGAAGGTTCCAGCCTGGACGAGGAGTTCCGTCGTCTGGCCGAGCAGGGGCTGGTCGAGCGCATCAAGGCCCTGCCGTACGACGTGGACGAGCAGGCCTACCGCGACCGGCTTGAGATCGAACTCAAGGTTATCATCGAGAAGGGCTTTCCGGCGTATTTTCTTATTGTCCAGGACTTTATCAACTGGGCCAAGTCCAACGGTATTCCCGTGGGGCCGGGGCGCGGATCGGCCGCAGGATCGTTGGTGGCCTATTCGTTGAAGATCACGGACCTGGACCCCATCCGCTACCATCTTTTTTTCGAGCGTTTTTTGAACGTGGAACGCGCGTCCATGCCCGATATCGACGTCGACTTCTGTTACAACCGGCGCGACGAGGTCATCAAATACGTCTCCCAAAAATACGGGGCCGACCATGTGGCCCAGATCGTGGCCTTCGGGACCATGAAAGCCAAGGGCGTCATCCGCGACGTGGCCAGGGCTCTGGATATCAGCCTCAAGGATGCGGACCGCATCGCCAAGCTCATCCCCGATGATCTGAAGATGACCCTGACCAAGGCCCTGGCCGAAGAGCCGGACCTGCAGCCGCTCATCGACAGCGATCCACGCTTCAAGAAGCTCTACGACGTGGGGCGCCGCTTGGAAGGCCTGGCCCGGCATTCGTCCATCCACGCCGCGGGCATCGTTATTTCCCAGAAGCCCATGGTTGAATATCTCCCTTTGCACCGGGGCAAGAACGGGGAGGTTGTCACCCAGTTCGACATGAAGAAGGTCGAGCTGGTGGGACTCATCAAGTTTGACTTTTTGGGCCTCAAAACCCTGACCGTCATCGACGACGCCCTGAAGTTGATCCGCAAGAACAACAAGCCCACGCCCATCCTGGAAAAATTGCCGCTGGACGATCCGCAGACATTTGAGCTGCTGTGCCGGGGCGAGACCGACGGCGTGTTCCAGTTGGAATCCGACGGCATGCGCCGGGTGCTCAGGGGGCTCAAGCCCTCGTGTTTTGAGGACATCATCGCGCTTTTGGCCTTGTACCGCCCGGGGCCGCTTGAATCCGGCATGGTCGATGACTTCATCGGCCGTAAGCACGGCCTGAAAAAGGTCGAATACGAGTATCCGGAATTGGAACCCGTGGTCCATCCCATCCTGGAGGACACCTACGGGGTTATCCTCTATCAGGAACAGGTCATGAAGATTGCTTCGGACCTGGCCAAGTATTCCTTGGGCGAGGGCGACAATCTGCGCCGGGCCATGGGCAAGAAGGATCCGGCCGAAATGGCCAAGCAGCGGGTCCGTTTCCTGGACGGCGCCAAGGAGAACGGCATTTCCCAGGAAGCGGCCGAATACATTTTCGACCTCATGGAGAAATTTGCCGGCTACGGATTCAACAAGTCCCACAGCGCGGCCTACGCCGTCATTTCCTACCAGACGGCCTACATCAAGGCCCATTACCCGGCCGAGTTCATGGCCGCCATCATCACCTCGGAAGTGTCCAATTCCGACAAGATCCTGGCCCATGTCAGCGCCTGCCGGGATTTGGGCGTGGACGTGCTGCCCCCGGACATCAACAGAAGTTTCAACGAATTTACCGTCGAGGACGAGTCCATCCGCTACGGTTTGTCCGGCATCAAGGGCGTGGGCGAAGCGGCCGTGGAGTCCATTGTCGAGGAGCGCGAAAAGGACGGGCCATACACCAGCCTGCTCGATTTTTGCCAGCGTGTGAATTTGCGCAAGGTCAACAAGAAGGTTTTGGAATGCCTGATCAAATCTGGCGCCATGGACGCGTTTGGCTGCTCGCGCCGAGCGCTGCTGGAGGGGCTCGACAAGGTTCAGGCCATGGCCCAGAAGCGGGCCAAGCGCAAAACGTCGGGGCAGCTTTCGTTTTTGGGGATGGTCGAGGAGAACACCTGTAATCTGACCGGCCTTGGCCTTGAGAACGAGGGGGCGGATATCGAGGAGTACGGGGACGACGAAAAATGCCGCATGGAAAAGGAAGCGTTCGGTTTTTTTCTGATAGGGCATCCCTTGCAGCCCTTTCGTCAGGAAATTCGCCGTCTGGGGTATCAATCCTTGGCCCAGTGCGCGGATTTGCCGGAAAAGACCCCCGTGCAGGTGCCGGTGCTGATCACGGCGACCAAGGTTATCGTCACCAAGAAGGGCGACCGCATGGCGTTTTGCGCCATCGAGGATTTGAGCGGGTCGGGCGAGGCCATTGTTTTTACCGAACCGTACAGTCAGCATAAGGAGTTGCTCGCTTCCGAGGAGCCGCTGCTGTTGGTCGGAACCGTGGCCAGGCGCGAAATGAATGGCGACGACGAGGCCGCCGAGGAAGGGCCGAAAAAGCCCAAGCTTCTGGCCGAGGGATTCAAGCCCCTGGCTGGCATGGTCGGCCAGGGCAGCGATCCGGTTGTGCTTTTTGTGCGCGCCAATGGCGCGCCGGTTGATTGGGACGGACTTGACGCGGTGCTGCGGAAATATCCGGGCCAGGCTCCGGTGCAGATCGACGTGGCGCGGGACGAATTTGTCTGCCGGTTGCAGTTCGGGCCGGATTTCATGGTCGCGCCGTGCCCGGAATTTTGGCGGGATTTCGAAAATTGGAAGCAGGCATAG
- the queD gene encoding 6-carboxytetrahydropterin synthase QueD: MGQGQWRLRVCSDFSSSHQLRHYEGKCENMHGHNFSVEVDVVGDRLDPKLGLLMDFKELKRLLKIVTEELDHKHLNDLPAFADQNPSSELLAQYVFRRMRDLLTGHPVRLTQVMVSEKDSSRAYYFEDQD; encoded by the coding sequence GTGGGACAGGGACAATGGCGGCTGCGGGTTTGTTCGGATTTCAGTTCCTCGCACCAGCTGCGGCATTACGAGGGCAAGTGCGAGAACATGCACGGCCACAATTTCAGCGTCGAGGTCGATGTGGTCGGAGACAGGCTTGATCCAAAATTGGGCCTGCTCATGGATTTCAAGGAACTCAAGCGTCTGCTCAAGATTGTCACCGAAGAGCTCGACCACAAGCATCTCAACGACCTGCCGGCTTTTGCCGACCAGAATCCGTCCTCGGAGCTGCTGGCCCAATACGTCTTCCGGCGCATGCGCGATCTTCTGACAGGACATCCGGTGCGCCTGACACAGGTCATGGTTTCAGAAAAGGACAGCTCCCGCGCCTACTATTTTGAGGATCAGGACTGA
- a CDS encoding D-tyrosyl-tRNA(Tyr) deacylase, giving the protein MRALVQRVRRASVAVNGRIVGEIGPGCAVLLGFGGTDSSGMIGDPAWTKFMQKLLGLRLFPDASGPINASLADHGGGILVVSQFTLYADVRKGRRPSFSDAARPDEARMLYDAFVADLRRSWSDVAEGVFGADMDVSLVNWGPVTIWMDSDQF; this is encoded by the coding sequence ATGCGCGCCCTGGTGCAGCGCGTACGCCGGGCCTCTGTCGCCGTGAACGGACGGATCGTGGGCGAAATTGGACCGGGGTGCGCGGTGCTGCTGGGTTTTGGTGGCACGGATTCTTCAGGCATGATCGGCGACCCGGCCTGGACAAAATTTATGCAAAAGCTTCTGGGCCTGCGCCTGTTCCCTGATGCGTCCGGCCCCATCAACGCCAGTTTGGCCGATCACGGCGGCGGCATTCTGGTCGTGTCCCAGTTCACCTTGTACGCGGATGTGCGCAAGGGCCGCCGGCCATCCTTCTCCGATGCGGCCAGGCCCGATGAGGCCAGGATGCTGTACGACGCCTTTGTGGCCGATTTGCGCCGGAGCTGGTCGGACGTGGCTGAAGGCGTTTTCGGCGCGGACATGGACGTGAGCCTGGTCAACTGGGGGCCGGTGACCATCTGGATGGACAGCGATCAGTTTTGA